One genomic segment of Sorex araneus isolate mSorAra2 chromosome X, mSorAra2.pri, whole genome shotgun sequence includes these proteins:
- the PRKD3 gene encoding serine/threonine-protein kinase D3 isoform X2, with the protein MLWGLVRQGLKCEGCGLNYHKRCAFKIPNNCSGVRKRRLSNVSLPGPGLSVPRTLQTECAALPAEESHVHQEPSKRIPSWSGRPIWMEKMVLCRVKVPHTFAVHSYARPTVCQYCKRLLKGLFRQGLQCKDCKFNCHKRCAAKVPRDCLGEVTFNGEPSSLGTDADMPMDIDSGDLHSDGSRSLDDVEEPSRPDDKMFFLDPSDLDVEKDDEAVKTISPSTSNNIPLMRVVQSVKHTKRKSSTMVKEGWMVHHTSRDALRKRHYWRLDCKCLTLFQNESGSKYYKEIPLSEILRISAPQDFSHVPAGSNPHCFEIITDTMVYFAGEDSGDSAHSPVLAAAGVGLEVAQSWEKAIRQALMPVTPQASVGTAPGPGKDHKDLSTSISVSNCQIQENVDISSVYQIFADEVLGSGQFGIVYGGKHRKTGRDVAIKVIDKMRFPTKQESQLRNEVAILQNLHHPGIVNLECMFETPERVFVVMEKLHGDMLEMILSSEKSRLPERITKFMVTQILVALRNLHFKNIVHCDLKPENVLLASAEPFPQVKLCDFGFARIIGEKSFRRSVVGTPAYLAPEVLRSKGYNRSLDMWSVGVIVYVSLSGTFPFNEDEDINDQIQNAAFMYPPNPWREISGEAIDLINNLLQVKMRKRYSVDKSLSHPWLQDYQTWLDLREFETRIGERYITHESDDARWEVHACTHNLAYPQHFIMAPNPDDMDEDP; encoded by the exons ATGCTGTGGGGCCTGGTGCGCCAGGGGCTCAAGTGCGAAG GCTGTGGCTTGAACTACCATAAACGATGCGCCTTCAAGATCCCCAATAACTGCAGCGGCGTGAGGAAGCGGCGCCTGTCCAACGTGTCTCTGCCGGGCCCCGGCCTCTCGGTCCCCAGGACCCTGCAGACGGAGTGTGCGGCCCTGCCTGCGGAGGAG TCCCACGTCCACCAGGAGCCCAGCAAGAGGATCCCTTCCTGGAGCGGGCGCCCCATCTGGATGGAGAAGATGGTGCTGTGCAGGGTCAAGGTCCCGCACACCTTCGCCGTGCACTCCTACGCCCGGCCCACCGTCTGCCAGTACTGCAAGCGCCTGCTCAAGGGCCTCTTCCGCCAGGGCCTGCAGTGCAAAG ATTGTAAGTTCAACTGCCACAAGCGCTGTGCCGCGAAGGTGCCCCGGGACTGCCTGGGCGAGGTCACCTTCAATGGGG AGCCCTCGAGCCTGGGCACGGACGCGGACATGCCCATGGACATCGACAGCGGCGACCTGCACAGCGACGGCAGCCGCAGCCTGGACGACGTGGAGGAGCCTTCCCGCCCCGACGACAAGATGTTCTTCCTGGACCCCTCCGACCTGGACGTGGAGAAGGACGACGAAGCCGTCAAGACCATCag CCCCTCGACGAGCAACAACATCCCGCTGATGCGGGTGGTGCAGTCCGTGAAGCACACGAAGAGGAAGAGCAGCACCATGGTGAAGGAGGGCTGGATGGTCCACCACACCAGCCGGGACGCCCTG AGGAAGAGGCACTACTGGAGGCTCGACTGCAAGTGCCTGACGCTCTTTCAGAACGAGTCGGGGTCCAAGTACTACAAG GAGATCCCGCTGTCCGAGATCCTGCGCATCTCCGCGCCGCAAGACTTCTCGCACGTGCCCGCGGGCAGCAACCCGCACTGCTTCGAGATCATCACTGACACCATGGTCTACTTCGCCGGCGAGGACAGCGGGGACAGCGCCCACAGCCCCGTCCTGGCGGCCGCCGGCGTGGGGCTGGAGGTGgcgcagagctgggagaaggCCATCCGCCAGGCGCTCATGCCCGTGACCCCGCAGGCCAGCGTGGGcacggcccccggccccgggaaGGATCACA AAGATTTGTCCACCAGCATCTCTGTGTCGAATTGTCAGATCCAGGAGAATGTG gaCATCAGCTCCGTGTACCAGATCTTTGCAGACGAGGTGCTGGGGTCCGGCCAGTTCGGCATCGTGTATGGGG GCAAGCACCGCAAGACCGGGAGGGACGTGGCGATAAAAGTGATCGACAAGATGCGCTTCCCCACCAAGCAGGAGAGCCAGCTGCGCAACGAAGTGGCCATCTTGCAG AATTTGCACCACCCTGGGATTGTAAACCTGGAATGTATGTTTGAAACCCCAGAGCGAGTGTTTGTAGTGATGGAGAAGCTGCACGGGGACATGTTGGAAATGATTCTGTCCAGCGAGAAAAGCCGCCTCCCGGAACGTATTACCAAGTTCATGGTGACGCAG ATCCTTGTTGCTCTGAGGAATCTGCACTTTAAGAACATCGTCCACTGTGACCTGAAGCCAGAGAATGTGCTGCTGGCGTCGGCCGAGCCGTTCCCACAG GTGAAGCTGTGCGACTTCGGCTTCGCGCGCATCATCGGCGAGAAGTCCTTCCGGCGCTCCGTGGTGGGCACGCCCGCCTACCTGGCGCCCGAGGTGCTGCGCAGCAAGGGCTACAACCGCTCGCTGGACATGTGGTCCGTGGGGGTGATCGTCTACGTGAGCCTCAGCGGGACCTTCCCCTTCAACGAGGACGAGGACATCAACGACCAGATCCAGAACGCGGCCTTCATGTACCCCCCGAACCCGTGGAGGGAGATCTCGGGCGAAG CCATCGACCTCATCAACAACCTGCTCCAGGTGAAGATGCGGAAGCGCTACAGCGTGGACAAGTCGCTCAGCCACCCCTGGCTGCAG GACTATCAGACGTGGCTGGACCTGCGCGAGTTCGAGACGCGCATCGGGGAGCGCTACATCACGCACGAGAGCGACGACGCCCGCTGGGAGGTGCACGCCTGCACGCACAACCTGGCCTACCCGCAGCACTTCATCATGGCGCCCAACCCCGACGACATGGACGAGGACCCCTAG